The window TGGTTTAGGTCATTATCCTGCCATTGATATTGAATCTTCTGTTAGTCGTGTTATGCCTAATATTGTTAATTCTCAACAGCATTATCAAGCTTTTTATTTCAAAAAATTAGTTTCTTCTTATCAAAGAAATAGAGATTTGATAAATATAGGTGCTTATATTACCGGAACTGATGCAGTCTTAGATCATGCTATTAAAATTTGGCCACAATTAGAAAAATTTTTACAACAAAAAATATCAGAAAAAAGTGATTATTTTCTTTCTTGTCAAGAGTTAAATAAAATATTTCTTTGATTTCTAAATATACTGGATGTTTTGTACTAATGAAATATAAAAAATTTTCATTTTCTTTGTTAGAAGAAATAGAAAAAAAGAAAATTGAAAAAGATACAATTAATATTAAAACTCTTAATTTAAAAAATAAAAAAAATCATGAACAATTAAAAATTTTAATTGATTATCAAAAAGAATATATAAACAAAATACAAAAAAAAATGATGTCAGGAATTGATATATACCAGTGGCAGAACTACAATGATTTTATTTCTATACTGCAAAAAATTATCAAAGAAAATATAAATAACGTTAAAAAAAATGAAAAAATACTTGAAGAAAGTTTAAAAGTATGGTCTAAAAATCAAATTAAACTAAAAGTTTGGAAGCATTTAAATATAATAAATAAAAAAGAAATATTAAAGATGAAAAAAATACGAGAAGAAATAATTAATGAAAATTTTTTGCAATTAAAATTTCTTAAAAAAGGGTAATTATTAGAATGTTAAATATGATTTGCAATATAGCCTCACA is drawn from Buchnera aphidicola (Macrosiphum gaurae) and contains these coding sequences:
- a CDS encoding flagellar export protein FliJ, whose protein sequence is MKYKKFSFSLLEEIEKKKIEKDTINIKTLNLKNKKNHEQLKILIDYQKEYINKIQKKMMSGIDIYQWQNYNDFISILQKIIKENINNVKKNEKILEESLKVWSKNQIKLKVWKHLNIINKKEILKMKKIREEIINENFLQLKFLKKG